One segment of Sinorhizobium sp. BG8 DNA contains the following:
- a CDS encoding HD domain-containing protein, whose amino-acid sequence MSADGGRPQIGLDRLKGILDFIQAAEGLKDTLRSGTTSRGRRESTAEHTWRLCLMVMMFGRELSGCDQHRLLKLCIVHDLGEAISGDVPAIHQGLDDGRAARERADLSALCAPLPADLSAEILDLWDEYSAAASPEAIFAKGFDKLETMLQHTIGDNPAGFDYDFNLTYGLQHTDRHPLLREIRSLVDEATRKRAEDQGPPGS is encoded by the coding sequence ATGTCTGCAGATGGCGGGCGGCCGCAGATCGGGTTGGATCGGCTGAAGGGAATCCTGGATTTCATTCAGGCGGCGGAAGGACTGAAGGACACGCTTCGCAGCGGCACCACCTCCAGGGGTCGGCGCGAAAGCACCGCCGAGCACACATGGCGCCTCTGCCTCATGGTGATGATGTTCGGCCGCGAACTTTCCGGCTGCGACCAGCACCGCCTTCTAAAGCTCTGCATCGTGCATGATCTCGGCGAGGCGATTTCCGGAGACGTCCCGGCGATCCACCAGGGCCTCGACGACGGGCGCGCCGCACGCGAGCGGGCGGATCTTTCAGCCCTTTGCGCGCCCCTGCCCGCCGACCTCTCGGCGGAAATCCTCGACCTCTGGGACGAGTACAGCGCGGCCGCCTCCCCGGAGGCGATCTTCGCCAAGGGCTTCGACAAGCTGGAGACGATGCTGCAGCACACGATCGGCGACAATCCCGCGGGCTTCGACTACGACTTCAACCTGACCTACGGGCTGCAGCACACCGATCGCCATCCGCTGCTGCGCGAAATCCGGTCGCTGGTGGACGAAGCCACCCGGAAGCGCGCTGAGGATCAGGGACCGCCCGGCTCATAG